CGACGTTACCGTtgtactgataacacttgaTCGGTACATTTTCATAGATACCGACAAAGCGCGGTCGCACTTTTCATCAAtaccgacaaagggcggctatcctttcccacaagtaccgacaaagggtggttagacgttaatcataaaatataagaatcgtatgaagataacgattgcgaaactctcttaattgacgaaaatacttctaaccaggttgcgacatacatatgCGTCCTCTACTGGCAACATCGGCCCCCTCACAATGCTTTTATCTTAAACTAACGggcctaacctaattaacaatattagcactatcactatatacaactcaaagatttcctgatcgtgcctcgactttatcgtaaaaatagagaagtttttacGTATATACAAAAGGGTTAAATCTATTTGACTTAAGAATCCCACAATAATGTAAAATCTATACAAATTGTAAGTGTTTGCTATGTGAATGTGGTAGATATTCTACTAAAACGCATTATCAAACACACTTACaatcaaatttacataaaaagggAATAggtgtttattgaaataattttttttataataaatttgtcgtctcaaaatggaaaaacgtttaaattaatatgcattaaaagatttatatacttttgttaaaaaataggtataaaaTATGTGAGAGTTATACTAAAGATGAGTTAATAggagaaattataaaacagtttgaaaagaagaaaaaagaaagagaaaataagaaagtaaatttttccatttaatcaGGCTATAATAGCAGAACAAAGGAAAGGaagaataatgaagaaaaaatgcaaagaacGTGGTGAATGTATTAGAAAAGATCAAATACTATtacacaaattaaataaacttaaactACCACAGTTATATAATATTGCTaaagaactaaaaatacaatatattacaagttaaaaaaaagctgaGCTGATAGAACAAATCATCAGGCAacatgaaaaacataaaaaaagaagaagaaaacaagaaattgaatGATTTATTTGATGACATAGATATAGTAGtacccccaaagaaaaaaagaataaaacaaataaatgtgaTATTTGTGGAAAGTATATTAAAGAAACTATGCTACAGCTTTATAAAGTAAAACATTATCCTGAActcgattttattttagttttttaaaggtAGGTTATTAACTTATcaacataataataaagaagACAATATTGACATATCTTACTATATGGactcaattaaatataaagcgaataatcttattaaaaatgctttgGATAtccataataatattaaaattaatttatagttggaatgtgattttaaaactttagaaCAAGAAATGACACACAAGTTTCAACTACCTAATGTGATAATAAGAGGAGAAcatgatttaattaattactggGATGTTTAAtgagatttatttatatccAGATGTGATGAATTAGAAGCTAAAGGATCAGGCTGGGCTCTAAACAGAATagataatttaagaattaatattaacaaatataaacCGTTAAGTGGAAGTTTATATATTGCACTACCAAAATGGATAGAAGATAAGAAAACATgtatcaatataaaaaataaagataatgaATGTTTTCGATATTCAGTTTCAATTGTGttaaaaacaccaaaaaaaaatccacaaagaTGGGCACAATATCTCAAACCAGAATACAaagatttattacattttaatggaattgaattactaattaaaattcaagacattttttaatttgaaacacagaataaaattaatatcacagTATTCAGTTTTAAAGATACTACGTTCTATCCATTAGTTCacaataaaaaacaagaatatgataaaaatattgatctaCGTTTGTTGGGAAAAACTCAACATAAATTATCTCAAAGTTTATTGAACCCTATCAACTAGGTACCAATAAAAATAGGCAGCTTCTCGTCCTAATGTTACGTGCCGAACAGCATTCacagtaattaaaaaacgaaCATTTAGGTTACTGCACATTTGGTCCGTGACAAAAATAATAGCAAGAAGAAATCTTGTAATTTCTAAATTGCACCCCTTGTAAAACAAAGCCAAGGAGTCGAGGAGGCAACGGGAATGCGATTGGTTAAAATGCAGAACCTTCCCACCAATCTGAGACCAGGGGGTGTCCCCTTAGTGGTTCCAAGAAGAAAAAAACCCAAGAATCACTCTCTTCCTAAAGAACCCGTCGACTACAAAACATCCAGTGCTGAACTCTGTATTTTTATCGCTCTGTATCAGATCTTGTTCAATCCACGATTCGCTCTTAAGTGCGACTCTTGTTCATTGTCTCTGCGCTAGATCTAGTTTAACTCGTATTTAGTTCTGTATTCGTAATTCTTGTATGTTGTGCTCTCGTAAACCTATGCGAGAACTATCATAGTGATTAAAGTTAATGTTAATTGGAGCGACGGTGTTTCTCTGACCTTTAGAACCTTGCAACCCCTTCAATTAATAACGGTAGACCGTCTGGTCCTTTGATTCTCTAAAGAAACCTCGCCAGAGTAGGAAGTGAATTACAACGTGTGTGCCTATTGAGGCAGTCATTATTGTTAGGCAGGATCTCAAGAAGCCCCTGGCCTaaacaactttattttcaaaatcattattgttggattaaaagtttaagtcgattattaaataaccaattaaaaattgatagatataaaaaatatttctgtagAAGATGTTTAAATTATAGTACTGCAACTGAAAATGCTGTTAAAAAACCAagtaatatgtaataataatcaaaCCTGTTTGCCTGTTATgcctaaatataaaatagaaaatgaaataaaaattaaactaaaaatatcgtttaaaaatattcagagaATGCTTAGACACCCGTATGTGATTTATTGTGATTTTGAATCAATGTTAAAGCCAATTCAGACGTAAACTAAATCCAGAAAAATCATATACTTAGAAGACTCAGCTACATATTCCTTGCAGTTATGGACTTTGTATAAAGAGTGTCTATGGAAATATCCaaaatcctttagaaattTATAGAAGACAAAATGCTGATAAAAGATTTATAAAACGAATCACAGTACATGCGAaaacaatatataaattattaaaggaaaataaaattatgacaGATGTAAATCTAAAAGGTTATAGAAAAGCAAAGGAATGCTATCTATGCAAAAAagattttactgaaaaaaaccTAAAGGTCAAGCAGCATGATCACTATACAGGCAAATATGAATTTGCAGCATGTAGAAACTGAAACTTGAAATATAAACAACCACTATTTATTCCAGTTCTATTTCATAATTTGAGTTCATATGATtgtcatttgtttattaagaatttcagTGAGGACAAAAGTAATCTGAAGCTAATTGCAGATAATGAAGATAAATACATTTCATTCAGTAAAGTTTTAAGAATGGATGACGGTAGCTATATTGAATTAAGATTTATAGATTCATTCAGGCCTAGCAAGTAGTTTAGACACTCTGTCATCTAACTTAGAACATGAACAGTTGagagaaatgaagaaatactATAGCAATACACAGCTACAAGCATTATTTAGAAATCAAGGGTCCAAGATAATTAGAAAAGGCATATATTGTTATGAATATATGGACTAATTTGAAAGATTTGAAGAAACTTCTCTTCCTCCAATAGATAAATTTTACTCCTCACTAATAAAGGAAGATATAAGTTGATCAGAGTACGATCATGTTCTAACAgtctggaaatattttgaaatcaagAATCTAGGTGAATGGCATGATCTATATCTAAAATTAGATGTTCCTAAATCTAAATTTAGATTATTAGAAATATAGTGACGTTAATTTTGAGTTATTAACAGATTATGAGATGTatttgtttttcgaaaaaggAATTCGTGGTGGAATATCTTAATGCAGTAATAGATACGCGCTAGTGAAGCCAGAAATACATATTAATGGTGAAAAAATTTCTGACTTTACTCAAATTCATTATATTGATTGTAATAACCTTTATGGCCATTCATTATATCAGAAATTACCTCAAAAGGATTTTCAATGGGTGGTCATTGAtgaattatatgtatatgtcggagatttattagtccttaagttataattgtaccattagaaccgataatagatgaggggcaggctgacaaagccatcttgaagataaagcattgtcaaacgaggtcactactaccgacataattaagtgcccacGTGTGGGATTTGTCCATGGGaaatagggactagcaggtactcccCTTGGGTCTTAAGGACCACTCGAGcagggaaagttaagaaaagaAACAAGAACAAGTAGTTAAGAGATAGAAGGGCAGAAGAGCGGTCGAGTAGTAATGAATTAGCGTTAGTTTGCCTTtctacttttgcttttttttctataaaataatataacgcTAAATATAGAAAACGTTCCTAATATTACCCCAACATATATAGTACAATGTTGCTTCGTTTTGCCGCTATAGGGCgtcaaaattctcaaattaatatagtttttttgaaatcatttCTAAACGcctttatcgattttcactaattttgggACTAAGAGTTACAACATATATTGGCGTATTTTGACGTAGATgggatctttttttaatgtatgaaaatagaaaaaatgacgagtggttcgtaaataaaagtttgtatttttgttacctcCTGTACAaatagtttctttttttttttgttactagatgactttattttgaaattttttggtctgttgtaaaattttcgccagacacacagtttctctacaaaaaataacttacgagtactttacattttatcatttcggaatgaaaacacattttacatgaaaaaagttaaaattctaCATAACTACCAACTACACACACCGTCAAAAATCTTGGACCGTCTGTATAAACaaggtttattgtttatttatttggttatattttataatggttaaaagtttgttattttgcaaacaaaaaataataataaatataaagataAAGATGTTGTTGGgcattagaatttttatttacaaatatggTCAACACGTAGTTGTATAATAATTAGAGGGTCTAAGACTTTTGACGGTATGTATAGTTTGattcttataacaaatgttcaaaatgtttacCGTTTTCCTGAATATATAAactaattctttaaaaaaaattaaactgcaCTTTGGGCATCTTGTTGGGCttgtttttaaactaatttgcAGCACTGAAAATTCTTTGCAGTAATTCAGCTTTCGTAGCAATGGGGGAAGCATATACTTTtgatttaagagcgccccACAGGATGAAAGAGGATGCAGAAAGAGAAGAGCGGCGTGTTCGGTAAGAGTAGAAAGACCGAGAGAACGCCCCCAGGGCGGAATCACGGGAGGAGATGGAGAGTGACTTGCTCTCTCCGGCGGTCTCGGTGAGTTTACTCTTCAGGAGATCCTAAGTGGAAAGTACCAGGGGGATGTTCTACCTGGTCTCAGGGGCGATCTGGCCTCCAGCACTCCGTACGGTGGAGCAGGTGTAGGGATGAAGAAGCGCCTGAACAAATCAAGCGGAGAAGGTCAGGAATACTGGATGGACCTGCTGAAGGACGCTAAGGACCGTCTCGACGCGCTCGACAGACTGCTTAGGGAGTCGTATTAACCTAAGCAGGAAGCCATCAACGCGGTAGCGGGGATCAGAAGCGTTCTCCAAGGCGTCAGGGTGGAAGACGCCATTGCCTGTGAAATCCTAGAGCTGAGGCAGGAGAATCTGATTTTCAGGGAGAGGCTCGCTCAATTGGTATCGGGCGGGAGAGCCGTGGATTCGTTCTAGGTTTCCTGTCACAGCGAGACAGAGCAGGAGAGGGAGACTGAGAAACAGAGGCGGAGAACTTGAGACCTTGTTGACAACGGGGAGTTGGACAAGGCTCTTCAGGAAAGGTGAACGGAAGGACTCTTCGGGGCTAGGTCTATATCATTTGGGAATAATATCACACAACCTGATAAGTCGCTGACGGAAGACGCTGAGCAAGCATTTCTTTactaaaaaactgtttacCACGAAGTACGTGGAACATTAAGATTGTGTCAAAACTCATAGTTGTTCATCTTTATAGTTCAACATAGAGTAGTTTGAATCTTGTTTTCttcgataataaataaagtttatttttataacaagCTTCTTCAGATCAAGTGTTTAATTCCCGAAATGAGAGATATTCGTAGCTCAAATTGACTCATTCGGCCGAATTAGTAAAATATCGCCATATTTTCATGATTCCAGGCAATTCTGCATTATTTGGGCACTTTAGAACTATTTACAGTTGTTTTGAACGTTTTCCACCGTTTAAAGCTTATTTTGTCAAAGTaagtcgatttgaacaaattttgtGACAAACTCATCGATTCTGAccgttttcatttttctctgtGTGTTTTAGCCACATTTGTACGTTTTCTCGAAATGGGAGTTATTTGAAGCCCAAATTGACTCATTCGGCCGAATTAGCAAAATATCGCCATCTTTTCATAATTCCAGACAATTCTGCACTATTTGATCACTTTAGAACAATTTACAGTTGTGTTGAACGATTTCCACCGTTTAAAGACTATTTTGGCAAAGTAAgacgatttgaacaaatttcgTGACAAACTCATCGATTCTGACCGTTTTTATTCGTCTCTGCGTATTTTAGTTACATTTACAAGTTTACCCGAAATTGGAGTTATTTGAAGCCCAAATTGACTCATTCGGccgaattagaaaaatatcgCCTTATTTTCATGATTCCAGACAATTCTACATTATTTGGACACTTTAGAGCAATTTACGTTCAAATAGAACGTTTTCTACCGTTTAAAGACTATTTTGGCAAAGTAAgtcgatttaagcaaatttcgTGGCTGTCATCGATCTTGACTGTTTTCATTcttttctgcttgttttagcTATATTTGCAAGTTTTCCTGATATTTTTGAGTTATTAGAAGAGTAGTTATGCAAGTCCGGTACGGTAGTATGTGCCGTTTTCGCACTCTCGATATTACGTGCTATTGCGTTATTTTTGTCGTTCCGTTATTTCTCTGCTCTGTGGGGGAATGGGCGGTTATCGTACCGTTAATTTATTGGTGTATTGCGAATGTTACTTTTTTGTCGTTACGTAAAGATTAACATGGAGTCTTATGACAGAAAGTTTGTCTTTACGTTAAGGATGACGTTATGTGTATCTCTGTCCCTCTTTAGGGTTGGGGGGGTAGGAGGAGACAGGAGCGTGGGTCTCCAGTGGAGACAGGTCCGTATTCGTGGGTTGTGCGCGTGTGCAGTGTTCcccaaaaacttaaattcaagtaagtaaaaaaaaagttctgtcctaatatttttatttcttagcACATTAGAATACTAACATAAGTGAACAATACTATAAACTAATATTAGACGTTTTTTGTAATACATTAGTACAATTAATACAATGATCCGTTGTACGATTTCGGAACCTGTGAGAATaacaatttacattttttttcgatatcCGGTTAATCGTCCGTTGTATGACTTAAATTTGTTAACTTCAGTCGAGACTAAAGTGCTCGTAAGACTATGTATCAAAGctgcttaataaaaattgtcgTTTATCGTCATAAggatttaaagcaatttaattttgttaaacaCTATAAACTTCATGATTGTAAGAACGAACAGGGCGTTAGTCTACCGATGcgattttataagtttttaaacaGTCTATGTAATCGTTAAACGTTAATTTGTTCCGTATAATAGTATGTTTCACCCCTTTCGCTTTTTTGGTAACCTTTTCATCTTGAATCTTAAAACTGTACATTTTCGATCTAAGTCCTACAAAATGAGAaatgatttttccatttatctCATCCTTCATTAGTCctaagacttttttatttaacagagGGATATTGTACTGATTATTAGCAGGATAATCGGAGGTATCAAATTTAGTTAGATCTCTCTTTATGACTTCTTCGTAAATGTAATTGCAATAGAGTTCGTAAATAAAGCTGTCAGTGTCCACGTAttatcggccacaaaagtggtcgatcATGCTAAGGTTCAAAATCACTTGACGCGTATTCCGAGCGAGACGCCTTATCAGTTtacaaaaaatgatccacaGATCCAACAGACACGTGTTgagcgaataaatttagaattttacatcgaataccaagtttgacggaatattttcaggataatttcaaatatatcaaTTCGGCTAGTAATTTCCTACCTTtcacttaacaatcaagtgatttttatgtcgcaaaagttctttagacaaaagatgacataaacAGCGTTTTCCGTAATGCAtacgttaaaaggaaaaatttcaaaatacatttttttcggaaatacagtacgatcgagagaaaataaacttaaaatttatataaataaatgacaaaattaaaaataaacaattctaatagcggGTTAATCCCCCATTGGCGTCAATGACGTCTTGTAGCCTCCGGTTCATTGAACCCACAAGGTTTTGACACAAGGGTGAACCTCTAACCGCATTCTagatttggttgcaatgtgccaccaaatcttcggtagtacgttcattattattgtgtcacctttgaaccattaggccccataaattttctatagggtttaggtctggtgaatatgcaggccaggaaagattatttatgtctggatgctcgtgataccagtccctcacgatgtttgcgcgatgtatcctacagttgtcatcaacataattgatgacGGACATTTCTGCCACAGGATACAAAGTACGAACAGAAGGAAACATAACTTCATCAAGCATCCGAACATACTCAATAGAATTCGcccttgtttcaaaacttgccaGTTCGCCGGAACCATCAGCAGACATCCACCCATAGAAGTTAACCCGTATTCGGTCGGACCTTCTGTTCGATACAATATAGCGTTCATCGTACTGAGTATTATGAGGTCGCCATAAATGTAGCCTGCCGTTTTcgcttgacaaaaaagttttttcgtcagcaaaaatagcatttgctcgatcaaaatttaaatactctttTTCACTGTATTAGGACCATAATATTTAGCATCAGGAATTGAACCGATGAagttttgatttcttttaacgttaaagaaatgagaaaagtatcctttttttaattcggtaAGAGCAAAAGTTTTCGGAAAATCGGAAAGGGGAGAAGCAACAAAATTATGActgtcaataattttaatttttggacctACTTCGAGCATCATTATTTTAGTTCCATTATAAATTGTACAAGGCTTTAAAGAATTCTCAACTCAAAATTGCAATATTAATTGTGAATTATAAGCTTTAGTGTTGTGTGCAATAGCTGTGTAACCTACATGCTTTTTAGAAATGAACCAAgtacaaaattctttatttgttttaaaagtgtGCCTAAttccatttaaataatgtGCAATTACGCAATTGGCTTCATAGACGCCTGTTTCTTGTTGAGATTCGTAATCAAACTACAGTAGGCGCTCGATTATGTGAATTATGTAATTCAAACCGAGGGTGTTCATAATATCAAATTGTTCATATaatcaaaagtattttattttcatgttatgTACTTATTACATTTTACTAAAGTATTGTGTAATATgtttttggacttttttcgctgccaaattattttgcagtGCTTTGTCTCGGCACTTTCGTAGCACCAACAAGTCGTTAACTTCGAATATGTTTCTTTCCGCCCAACGAATAACCGTATTAAATGCATCCAAAGCTTCTGATGAAGTTACGACAGTTTTCTCTTGGTGAGCTTCATCTTGATCTTCATTGCTTTCCCAATCGTCATCATTAATGTCGCTTTGTGGCTCTTCCTCCAAATCCTCGTTCCATCTTTGAATCTCATCTTTAGAATAAACTACTTGTTGGTCAAGTTCCTTCAGTAAACTTACGACTTCCAACTCGGGCTCTTTAGTCTCACTTTTATATCGTTCCTTCAAAATACTAAGGGGAATATCCTCTTCAGAATATTTCTCGTTCTTACTTCCTTCAAAGTTGAGAATGTTTACAAAGCACTTCCTAATCGTATCAGCCTGAAGTCAACTCCATGCTCGAGAAAGATTTATAACAGCATCTTTAATTGTCAGTTCTTTGAGGAGTTTTGATAAGTTTTCAGATTTCGAAGAGACAATCGAAGATAGCAAACTTGACCTGTAGTGTAGTTTAGTAATACGGATCACATTTTGGTCCATTGGTTGTATAAGTGGCGTTACATTTGGGGgcatataaaatgcaaaaatatttccattgttTGATCGTAGATTCTCTGCCGGAGGATGACTGGGAGCGTTGTCCAATAGTAGAATTGCTTTTGCAGGAAGCCCTACTTGTTTCAAATATCTTCTGACCTCAGGCACAAATGTTCTGTGGaaccagttttcaaaaatggtcGAAGTCATCCAAGCCTTTGCGGAATAGTCATAATCAACTGGAAGCGTAAAGTTCTTGAAACATCTCGGATTCTTAGCTTTTCCTATTACGAGCGGTCAAATTTTATGTGCTCCAGTTGCATTCGTACAAGCAAGAAAAGTAAGCCTTGCTTTCTCTGCCTTTCTTCCGGGAGCAGATTTTTCATCGCTTTTAACTAAAGTTTTATCAGGGAGTAATCTCCAGAAAAGGCCCGTTTCATCTGTATTGTAGATTTGTTCATTCACCAAATTTCCCTTTTCAATGATGGAACGCAGATCTTGTTTAAATGGTTCGATCATTTCAGGATTAGTCGACAATTTTTCaccagaaattttcagaaatcgAATGCCATATCtgcgtttaaaattttgtagccACCCGTCACTGGCAAAAAACTTctccttttcttttaattcccCGTATAATAACTTAGCTTTGGTTTTTAACAGTTCGCTTGTAACTGGTAGATTTTTACACCTCTGTTTGCAAAACCATTCATAAAGTTTTTTCTCCATTCTAGGCATCTCACCTTTTTTCAATgttcttcttttaaatttttcacacgCACATTGCTATGTTACTTtcaatatgtttaatttatttttttttatagcacaaattgtagattttgcGACACCATACTTTTTTGATAAACTTGTAACACTCAAACCATTCtctaaactttttataatacCGCTTTTTACTGATAAAGTTAACACTTTTCGCTTCATAATGATAAACTTTGCATAAACTTGTAATGTGCATCTGTCGTGGTATACGCAAACCATACACTGATGAAATTAACCTTTCGTCCCTTTCGAGTCTTTCGACATTTTCGGGGAAGTCCCTATTAATGTGGGAAGGAAAATGTTACAGGTTACCACTTTAATAGTGCTTATTGCCAACTAGTATTTTTGTTCACTTAATCGAGAGCAACGCTGTTCACTCTATAGAACCTgatgttatttgaaataagtgtTCATTGTAGCGGGTAGTTCACATAATAGGGTGTTCATATAACCGAGCACCtactgtatatgtatttttccGTATAAGTacaaaacttactttttttgtcaGCTTCTagttacattatagcaacatataagttcccatataataaattacgccgTAAATCTTGCTGACAATGTaacaattttcatataaataagaaaatgttctagattagaattaattaatatctaatattgttactgttgttaccattaagttagaagtcagttgtaataaataaagttttttttttaataaagaagaACGTTACGAATTGTTAACTTTCTCCATTACAAATACAAGGCTGTTTACAAATACCAcccttttgcattttttgctgcaTGTTGCATGCGTGCACTGCAGTATTGTCatacattttattacaattgaAGCACTTTCCTGAACCACAATTATGGTATATCCCCCTGATgcgaattttattacattccAAAGTGTTTTTTCGTGattcgtggtaccaagatgttgattagacgtggcctaattcttgatacgtctagttagcaatggactgaatgcttgcgaaggaccaccctgagttcgcagtctcagagacaccgtgttcgtgcaaatgaagaaaacaaaaaccctttttaacggtaattaaggtttattgttcaccaccaatttcgagtaatttagcaaaggagtaacaacttttcgtgacaagtaaACTAGTATACTAATTAACTGTGTATAGGAATCGTGAGTAAAATAATCGCGTAtgagtaacgtgcaaagtacaGAGTTAAcagtcgacggagacgcacaagaagaggcggatttttcttcttgcaaaatcttaaatactaaagttaatggtaagcgtacataggcgtatCAGAAACcaggaggtcatcatcggcacttcttctagatttgtccttgtaacctgcctaactttaacaatataattgggttttatttgaGGGCGGTTAAGACCagaatcgagaacgtgtctaaattctaatacgcacaaaaggtcggcgagagTTCTATTACATAGCTAGTCTAAAATCAAACGAAATGCGGACTAACATCTGGTCATAtgggcaaagtggcaagaaaaactagtaatgttcataggcgtagcacacgggttccttacatattagtcacagatttaatactaggcttatgaagaatacaacttatcgaactaatagattaaattaattatcggatattctgtcctctacacaagccctaacaacttaaattgaaaacgtGATTCATTGGTaatgggacatggcgaaacccgagataggggacaccaaaatatgacgattggacgcaatatgccttatatcaatgttgcgcatttcagagttacagggtgttaaaagttaaaattttattttaaaattccttaataactttttgtgttttcatagcattaacaccaaaatcggtgtacttaggttttgtaagatgccaaataaggattttgatttaatttttacgaaatgtctagagggcgctagttacaacccaTCGCTTCgatatatttggtcatatttttttatgagtgcaactaaggtcaaattttattcaatgtatTAAAAGAGCatttatttttacgcaaaaaaagtattcttattcaatcccgatatctctcttcgtttacgagatttttaccaataagctaattcgtgtcgtgccatttcaaatcctcaaaaaGGGAGGTGGCTGTGATTCACTTGCATAGCAACGCATTACTTAGCCATTATTACTTTAGCTTTTCAAAGTAATTAGACTCTTTTCTTGTCATTTGctcattttaagtaaaaaatagtaatttaaaagtaaaaatgccaAGGCATAATGACTTTTCCTTTAGTGAGATGCGCGAtatgatttgtgtttttgctcAATTGCATTTTAACGGTCGTGCTGCAGCACgtagttattttgaattatatcccAACCGACAACAACCCAATCacaaattattcagaaaccTGTACAATCGTTTGGGAGAAACAGGCTCTTTTCGCCCTCAAAGCCAAAACAATGATGCTCGAAGGACTATCCCGGTTGAACAGGAAGAAGAAGTTTTAGTACgatttgctgaaaataaaatattaagtacACCCCGGTTAAGTGCAACGTTGGGAATGAGTCAATCGTCTGTCTggagaattttacataaagaaaaattccatccatatcatttaa
This DNA window, taken from Euwallacea similis isolate ESF13 chromosome 5, ESF131.1, whole genome shotgun sequence, encodes the following:
- the LOC136409065 gene encoding jerky protein homolog-like, which encodes MIEPFKQDLRSIIEKGNLVNEQIYNTDETGLFWRLLPDKTLVKSDEKSAPGRKAEKARLTFLAFDYDYSAKAWMTSTIFENWFHRTFVPEVRRYLKQVGLPAKAILLLDNAPSHPPAENLRSNNGNIFAFYMPPNVTPLIQPMDQNVIRITKLHYRSSLLSSIADTIRKCFVNILNFEGSKNEKYSEEDIPLSILKERYKSETKEPELEVVSLLKELDQQVVYSKDEIQRWNEDLEEEPQSDINDDDWESNEDQDEAHQEKTVVTSSEALDAFNTVIRWAERNIFEVNDLLVLRKCRDKALQNNLAAKKVQKHITQYFSKM